CTCATTTTCTTCAGTCAAAGTATAGTTTTATTGTGATATACCTGCATAGCTACCTTGACGAGTACCGCAAAACACTCATTGCTTAACATACATCAATGCTGGCTCTAACGCAGACAACTATTTGCCAGCATAATATCAAGTAATCTGCCCACGCTCGACCCCTACCAAGAACGGCTGACTACCCACACGGGCAAATTGGTAAAAGCTTACCAAAAACTGATCAAACAAAACCTGGAACTCAAAGACCTGTACGAAACCCTCGTACCTGTATATACTGAGCTTGCCACCCAAGCGCCCAATGTAAAACAAAACCTGAAAATGCTGAATGAGCAAATAGCCACACAAACATTTTTGTTGCGTAAGCTAAAACAAGACCTGGAGCGGATTCCAAGGTAAGCCCAAGTACTTTAGGCACATGATTAACCCCTCCCTTGTTCAAAATCTATCAATAATTGGTGTAACTGCTGGTTCCAAAGGGCGTCGTTTAGGGCGTTGTGTTTGTTATGGGCACGGGGTATTTCGTTTTTTGGAAATTTGAGGCGGGCTATTTCCTGACGCAAGTCGTTGCAATATTTGGGATAATGGGCAGGCATGGCATTCATATCTTGCATAATCCACGAAAAAATCACCCAATCGAAGCTGGCATAATATGCCCAAAATTCGGGAGTTCGATGCGCCAAAAACAGGAGAATTTCTTCGCGTATTTGGGCAATGGCTTTTGGGGTGATTTCGGGCTCAAGCAGGGCTATTACGTTTTCTTTGACCCAAGGCTTGGCATTGTTGGGGTCAAACTCTGATGATATGGCATAATAGGTTTTGCCATCTTCGCGTACCATGCCTATTGAAATAAGTTCTAAATGAAAAGGCTTGGCAATAAACTCAGTATCAAAATATACTTTTACGCGATCGTCTTTCATTCTCCTCCCCCCTATTCATGTCCATGATAAATATCAAACCTTTGAACACGCCCGTCGGGATAGCGGCAAAAATACCCTCCACGACACGACATAGTAGTGGTAATTTCATAAAGTTTGTTTTGCCCCGGAAACCTATACTTTGGGTTGGCACCGTCAGAATTTGACACTTTTGTTAGCTTGATTTTACGCTGCTTATTTAAATTGGTATAATACCAGAAAAATTTACCATCTTTTGACTTCTCCAGAAATTCTGTCAAGCCTTTTTTTACAAAATTTTTGCTATAAAATACCGCTGGTGAAGATGTAAAGAGTTGCACTTTGCCATTGGCGTGAATACAAGTTAGTTTGTGTATTGTTTCGTCTGACAACCCATAATATTTTGTATGAATCAAATGATATTTTGCCTTGGCTCCAGGAAAACTTACCCAATAGTGCGAAATGCTTTTACCATCAAACGAAACATGCTTCGTGTCTTTTATTATCAAAGTCACAGGTTTCTTGTTGTAACCTGTCCAATACAAAACTGGGCTACCTTCCGCTATTTCTAAGTATTCGGTTACCCCTGAATTCTCAAAGCCCTTGCTCTGAAAAAAAGACGACCTTATCTGAGCCTGGGTTTGTAAACTCATCAAGTATAAAAAACATAAAATAAGGCCTGATTTTTTTATGGTTTTCATAAGTTTAATATTTTTATACAGTAAGTACCGGGGCAGAATTAAATATATCTAATGAGTAAGTGTAACAGCATTATGATGAGTGAGTTACCCTTACTTGTAGCTTATGGCTAATTACTTGCGGCTACTTAAGTTAGCTAAGGTCACCTTTTTGTAAGCCCTCAAGTGAAAAACAAGCCTGAACCAATTGTTCAAACTTGCTTTTGTTGATACACAAAAAGCTTACTTATTCCAACGATAATATTCAAATACTTGTTTGCGTCCATTGGGGTGCAGGCAAGTAATATCGCTA
The Microscilla marina ATCC 23134 genome window above contains:
- a CDS encoding 3'-5' exoribonuclease domain-containing protein → MKDDRVKVYFDTEFIAKPFHLELISIGMVREDGKTYYAISSEFDPNNAKPWVKENVIALLEPEITPKAIAQIREEILLFLAHRTPEFWAYYASFDWVIFSWIMQDMNAMPAHYPKYCNDLRQEIARLKFPKNEIPRAHNKHNALNDALWNQQLHQLLIDFEQGRG